The uncultured Bacteroides sp. genome has a segment encoding these proteins:
- a CDS encoding TolC family protein, translating into MRYKLFSIIVFSCLFFAFPLHAQENDITDMSPEDYIKLKLPPLDSLFENAKKNPLIQIHDTKKEEELGLLSKEKKSWLKYFSVGTSYHYGIQAYTSGYSDSATPVYYQYNNNATSYYNVGGSVSIPLDDLFDRKRKIKNQKLLVKESEYLKEQRMDELKQQIIDLYTAVLSNLSILKLKAEYMSFAKAQYQVVENEFINGKVEASLLSDRKKIQIEAATEYETTRALINSSLLRLEVLTRTSIINKK; encoded by the coding sequence ATGAGATACAAACTATTTTCCATTATTGTTTTTTCTTGTTTATTCTTTGCATTTCCATTACATGCTCAGGAAAATGACATTACTGATATGTCACCTGAAGATTATATAAAATTAAAGCTTCCTCCTTTGGATTCTTTGTTTGAAAATGCTAAGAAAAATCCGCTTATACAAATCCATGACACAAAGAAAGAAGAAGAACTAGGACTACTTAGTAAAGAAAAGAAAAGCTGGCTTAAATATTTTTCTGTAGGAACATCGTATCACTATGGAATACAAGCATACACGTCCGGTTATTCCGACTCTGCAACGCCAGTTTACTATCAGTACAATAATAATGCAACGAGTTATTATAATGTAGGTGGTTCTGTATCAATTCCATTGGATGACTTATTTGATCGTAAAAGAAAAATTAAAAACCAAAAGCTATTGGTTAAAGAAAGCGAGTATTTAAAAGAACAAAGAATGGATGAATTGAAACAACAAATTATAGATCTTTATACTGCTGTTTTATCAAACCTCTCTATCCTGAAACTAAAAGCCGAATATATGTCATTTGCCAAAGCACAATATCAGGTAGTTGAAAATGAATTTATAAACGGCAAAGTAGAGGCAAGCTTATTGAGCGACAGAAAAAAGATACAAATAGAAGCTGCAACTGAATATGAAACTACGCGAGCGCTAATTAATAGTTCTCTTTTAAGACTAGAAGTGCTTACAAGAACTTCAATAATCAATAAGAAATAA
- a CDS encoding NAD(P)/FAD-dependent oxidoreductase, with translation MSFNIPDVGKKRVVIVGGGFGGLKLANKLKNSGFQVVLVDRNNYHQFLPLIYQVASAGLEPSSIAFPFRKIFQRRKDFYFRWADVEGVDSAKSEIETSIGNLKYDYLVIAAGTETNFFGNKNVEDAALSMKTVEEAMTMRNVLLSNLEKSLTCEDIKEKQALQNIVIVGGGATGVEISGVLSEMKRFIIPKDYPDMDYHKVNVYLIEASPKLLGAMSPQSSANSEKFLREMGVNVQMTTKVLDYKDGKVILDNGIEIPTRTFVWVSGVKAVTFDNIDSAFLGRGGRIIVDEFNRVKGLDNVFAIGDICLQAEESYPNGHPQLAQVAIQQGNLLSSNLKRLEKGKELSPFHYRDLGSLATVGRNKAVADLKNIKTHGWFAWAIWLVIHLRSILGIRNKVMVLINWVWSYLTYDQSIRLIMAAKRVKRPKKCC, from the coding sequence ATGAGTTTTAATATACCGGATGTTGGTAAAAAGCGTGTTGTTATAGTAGGAGGTGGATTTGGTGGACTTAAATTGGCTAATAAACTAAAGAATAGTGGTTTTCAGGTTGTGTTAGTTGATAGAAATAATTATCATCAGTTTTTACCTTTGATATATCAGGTGGCTTCGGCAGGGTTGGAGCCAAGTTCTATAGCCTTCCCTTTCAGGAAAATATTTCAGCGGAGAAAGGATTTTTATTTTCGCTGGGCGGATGTTGAAGGGGTTGATTCTGCTAAAAGTGAGATTGAGACATCTATTGGTAATCTGAAATATGATTATCTGGTGATTGCTGCAGGAACAGAAACAAACTTTTTTGGTAACAAGAATGTGGAAGATGCTGCTTTGTCAATGAAAACAGTGGAAGAGGCTATGACTATGCGTAATGTTCTACTATCTAATCTTGAGAAATCACTCACATGTGAGGATATTAAAGAGAAACAGGCATTGCAGAATATTGTGATTGTGGGTGGTGGTGCTACAGGTGTAGAAATTTCGGGTGTGCTTTCAGAAATGAAGCGTTTTATTATTCCGAAAGATTATCCTGATATGGATTACCATAAGGTGAATGTTTATCTGATTGAGGCTTCTCCGAAATTACTGGGTGCTATGTCTCCTCAATCGTCTGCCAACTCAGAGAAGTTTCTTAGAGAGATGGGGGTCAATGTACAGATGACTACGAAAGTGCTTGATTATAAAGATGGTAAAGTGATTCTTGATAATGGCATTGAGATTCCTACGCGTACTTTTGTGTGGGTGAGCGGTGTAAAGGCTGTAACATTTGATAATATAGATTCTGCTTTTCTTGGTAGGGGAGGCCGTATAATCGTTGATGAGTTTAATAGAGTGAAGGGGCTGGATAATGTTTTTGCAATAGGTGATATTTGCTTGCAGGCGGAAGAAAGTTATCCGAACGGACATCCGCAGTTGGCTCAGGTAGCTATTCAACAGGGAAATTTGTTGTCGTCTAATCTGAAAAGACTTGAAAAGGGTAAAGAATTATCTCCTTTCCATTACCGTGATCTTGGGTCTTTGGCTACAGTAGGCAGAAACAAAGCGGTAGCTGATTTGAAGAACATTAAAACGCATGGATGGTTTGCATGGGCAATCTGGTTAGTGATTCACCTACGTTCAATTTTGGGAATCAGGAATAAAGTGATGGTTTTGATTAACTGGGTGTGGAGCTATCTTACATACGATCAGTCAATTCGTTTGATTATGGCTGCAAAGAGAGTGAAAAGGCCGAAGAAGTGCTGCTGA
- a CDS encoding LruC domain-containing protein, which translates to MKTTFKKIMALFIITSSLFITGCQKDLYDPNYVATKNGLLTGIPADFNWSTLSSVNLTVNVNDQYNGEFYYIVEVFDSNPVIDSKAKLLTKGVAKKGQSFSSVVSISQTTKSIAIRQTSPTGLTVTRMVDVASIVTVDFGTTATKSISTRSSSGSVLTRSASDTDKNDFVSTMPTNIASYDQSQQGTITKFKLEDGTYDDINVWTPGVYLYATGKIHITKLYLASKCKLYILPGAEVTLDAGNNLGQPDEVISIAENATLKVGTLTPSSNVKILNKGTISASEIQLAGTSLLYNAGTVSVSGDLSGQNDGSTIENDGTVTALNLLVQGNSSLSNYNEINVSNLTTVDCTGGSWTNEGHYTTKSMAVSAHNSNVFNKCKLVVTDNLKFNTGNIKIDGGAYVSCSTLDMDNCKIDMGANSIMKVSTQANYNYNPLSGGYGFYGPTSGKALLKLKKAVANSDGQNYVINYSGNIQIECENHPDINVDPSNIRFTEDPTIEWVKEGETTITISSSNCSEGNTASQGGTPSNPTFPIAVEPDKDYTFAMEDSWPNYGDYDMNDLVATIRTSYQKNSSNKATQMTINVTLRAVGALKTIGAALQMDNVLADNIQQVTNNGTNLDGSIFERNSAGIESEQSKAVIPLFDNAHKFLKSSGMTNTIVGKNNVPAQTAKITISFKNPISVEDTDIKSLNFFIVTDGKKDSRTEIHLAGYAPTDKFNKSLLGTGDDNSVSGISFTSKNEHLVWGMIIPAIFNYPVEYEKITDAYPNFGAWAQSIGKNNQDWYNSPKSGATY; encoded by the coding sequence ATGAAAACAACGTTTAAGAAAATAATGGCATTGTTCATTATTACATCTTCGCTGTTCATCACAGGATGTCAGAAAGATCTTTATGATCCTAATTATGTTGCCACTAAGAATGGACTATTGACAGGGATACCAGCAGACTTTAACTGGTCAACGTTATCATCAGTCAATCTTACTGTAAATGTGAATGATCAATATAATGGAGAATTTTACTATATAGTGGAAGTGTTCGATAGCAATCCTGTAATTGATAGCAAGGCAAAATTATTGACTAAAGGAGTTGCTAAAAAAGGACAATCTTTTAGTTCTGTAGTTTCAATTTCGCAAACCACCAAAAGTATAGCTATTCGCCAAACATCTCCAACAGGCTTAACAGTTACCCGTATGGTAGATGTTGCAAGTATTGTTACAGTAGATTTTGGAACAACCGCTACTAAATCGATATCAACAAGAAGTAGTTCTGGTTCTGTTTTAACAAGAAGTGCAAGTGACACAGATAAAAATGATTTTGTTTCAACTATGCCGACAAATATAGCTTCTTATGACCAAAGCCAGCAAGGAACAATAACTAAATTTAAATTAGAAGATGGAACCTATGATGATATAAACGTATGGACTCCTGGAGTTTACTTATATGCTACTGGTAAAATACATATTACCAAACTATATTTAGCGTCTAAATGTAAATTGTATATATTACCTGGTGCTGAAGTCACATTAGATGCTGGTAACAACCTTGGGCAGCCAGATGAAGTAATTTCTATAGCAGAAAATGCCACTTTAAAAGTGGGGACACTTACACCTAGTTCCAATGTCAAGATATTAAATAAGGGAACTATTTCGGCTAGTGAAATCCAGTTAGCGGGAACATCATTGCTATACAATGCAGGAACAGTATCTGTATCCGGCGACCTAAGTGGACAAAACGATGGAAGTACAATTGAGAATGATGGCACTGTAACAGCTCTAAACCTCTTAGTGCAAGGTAATAGCAGTTTATCCAATTACAATGAAATAAATGTAAGCAACTTAACAACTGTTGATTGTACTGGTGGCAGCTGGACCAATGAAGGTCATTACACTACCAAAAGCATGGCTGTATCAGCTCATAATTCAAACGTTTTTAATAAATGCAAACTAGTTGTAACAGACAACCTCAAGTTTAATACCGGGAATATAAAAATTGATGGTGGTGCTTATGTCAGTTGCAGCACACTTGATATGGATAACTGTAAAATAGACATGGGAGCAAACTCTATAATGAAAGTTTCTACCCAGGCTAATTATAACTACAATCCACTTTCCGGTGGATATGGATTTTATGGTCCAACTTCCGGAAAAGCATTATTAAAATTAAAGAAAGCAGTTGCCAATAGTGATGGACAAAATTACGTAATAAACTACAGTGGTAATATCCAAATAGAATGCGAAAATCATCCTGATATAAACGTCGATCCAAGTAATATCAGATTTACCGAAGATCCAACTATTGAATGGGTAAAAGAAGGTGAAACTACCATTACAATATCTTCAAGTAATTGTTCTGAAGGCAATACAGCATCTCAAGGTGGAACTCCTTCAAACCCTACGTTCCCTATTGCTGTTGAGCCAGACAAAGACTATACATTTGCAATGGAAGATTCATGGCCAAATTATGGTGACTATGATATGAATGATTTGGTAGCAACAATACGTACCAGTTACCAGAAGAACTCTTCCAACAAAGCAACTCAAATGACTATTAATGTAACTTTAAGAGCTGTTGGTGCTCTTAAAACCATCGGAGCCGCTTTACAAATGGATAATGTGCTGGCTGATAATATTCAGCAGGTAACTAATAACGGAACTAATCTTGATGGTTCTATTTTTGAACGAAATTCTGCAGGAATTGAGAGCGAGCAGTCAAAAGCTGTTATTCCATTATTTGACAATGCACATAAATTCTTAAAATCCAGTGGAATGACAAATACAATTGTTGGAAAGAACAACGTCCCGGCTCAAACAGCTAAAATAACGATTTCTTTTAAAAATCCAATATCTGTTGAAGATACAGATATTAAGTCACTAAACTTCTTTATTGTTACTGACGGGAAAAAAGATTCGCGTACCGAAATTCATTTAGCAGGATACGCTCCTACTGATAAGTTTAACAAAAGCTTATTGGGAACAGGAGATGATAATTCAGTAAGTGGAATTAGCTTTACCAGTAAAAATGAGCATTTGGTTTGGGGAATGATTATTCCTGCTATTTTTAATTATCCTGTTGAATATGAAAAAATTACAGATGCATATCCTAATTTTGGAGCATGGGCTCAATCCATAGGGAAGAACAATCAAGATTGGTATAACTCTCCAAAAAGTGGGGCTACATATTAA
- a CDS encoding LruC domain-containing protein, with protein MRISHFKISTILFFFILITSTYSCKEDYYDPYYKAPSPFTGVPDNFDWSTITSINLTINVNDEYNGQYYYVVEVFDDNPILNTNATLLAKGVAKQTEAFTSEVNFPQALQTIYIRQTAPNGLKTVQERTIDSKNITINFAGNASASTKSSSVSYASTRSATTPTYQGVREGATAIDLSASSQVLTAGKSYVITGGAYSGSITFWGGATTTLFIEGEWNIPPEQAAFQSGLEIVILKGGKVHFYNSSQILQGNDVHLFIMNGGIFNPEKEPVSLNFSSSGGSVYNFGELNLKQLKLNGGIFYNNSTTSISEFNQAGTIENHSILTLGAINSTSGLTINNYLTMSVTGNATCNGSTIINRGTLNFDSFDSSYSLLLDNYCNITTNKDINVSGGTINLHNSTSFSGSNFYPKGCVINMDAFSILDITGTTKFDSWSSQLTATGTGSDYALARLKKVICNGSQSVIYNGNLELECSDHTANGKNDNVYTLNPPAHMVSYGSPTVLIPSGECTGKGSYPQGTAPTDPTFPIEVPTSSEYSYAIEDYWPAYGDYDMNDLVIKSSFTSTNNKNWITSLTINTTLLAVGGNKKLGAAFQLDKISADNVTSVSVQSDSPGNRLNGTVFTLNSNGIETGQSKAVIPLFDEAHHFILNNSSERYNLINTSDKGEYITPKNVKITINFKNNTVNSSDIAVKYLNYFVVTDAKSENRKEVHLAGYSPTNKAITSYFGGGPQNIPSNNDLSLNGVYYRGTDNLIWGLMIPGTFNYPLETESILNAYPKFKSWATSGGTANQDWYSSSNANNTYIYTIK; from the coding sequence ATGAGAATAAGCCACTTCAAAATATCAACTATTTTATTCTTCTTTATATTGATTACATCAACATATAGTTGTAAAGAAGATTATTACGACCCATATTATAAGGCGCCTTCTCCTTTCACTGGCGTTCCTGATAACTTTGACTGGTCTACAATTACCTCTATCAATCTTACCATAAATGTGAATGACGAATATAATGGGCAATATTACTATGTGGTTGAAGTCTTTGATGACAATCCCATATTAAATACGAATGCCACTTTACTGGCTAAAGGGGTAGCAAAGCAAACTGAAGCATTCACTTCAGAGGTAAATTTCCCACAGGCACTTCAAACAATTTACATACGTCAAACCGCCCCAAACGGATTAAAAACAGTACAAGAAAGAACAATCGATTCGAAAAATATAACTATTAATTTTGCAGGCAATGCATCTGCATCAACAAAATCATCATCTGTAAGCTATGCTTCAACCAGGTCAGCTACTACTCCAACCTATCAGGGTGTCAGAGAGGGAGCTACAGCTATTGATCTGAGTGCATCATCACAGGTATTAACTGCAGGAAAATCGTATGTAATAACCGGAGGCGCCTACTCTGGTAGTATTACTTTCTGGGGAGGAGCTACAACAACTCTTTTCATTGAAGGAGAATGGAATATTCCTCCCGAACAGGCTGCCTTTCAGAGCGGGCTTGAAATTGTCATACTAAAAGGAGGAAAGGTACACTTTTACAACAGTTCTCAAATACTTCAGGGAAACGATGTCCATTTGTTTATTATGAATGGCGGAATTTTTAATCCTGAAAAAGAACCAGTTAGTCTTAATTTCAGCTCTTCAGGTGGAAGTGTGTATAATTTCGGAGAATTAAACCTCAAGCAATTAAAACTCAATGGGGGCATCTTCTATAATAATAGCACTACAAGTATTTCAGAATTCAATCAGGCAGGTACCATTGAAAACCATAGTATCCTTACCCTTGGAGCAATTAATTCAACTAGCGGACTAACTATTAATAATTACCTAACCATGTCTGTTACCGGCAACGCTACTTGCAATGGAAGTACTATAATAAACAGGGGAACATTAAATTTCGATTCATTCGATTCCTCCTATAGCTTATTATTAGATAATTATTGCAACATCACTACCAATAAGGACATTAATGTATCAGGAGGAACTATTAATCTGCATAACAGTACCTCTTTCTCCGGCAGCAACTTTTATCCCAAAGGTTGCGTTATCAATATGGATGCATTTTCTATACTCGATATAACCGGCACAACTAAATTCGATTCATGGTCCAGCCAATTAACAGCTACAGGCACAGGTTCAGACTATGCGCTGGCACGACTTAAAAAAGTAATATGTAATGGTTCTCAAAGCGTTATTTACAATGGTAACCTTGAATTAGAATGTTCAGATCATACAGCAAACGGAAAAAATGATAACGTATATACCCTCAACCCTCCGGCGCATATGGTGAGCTATGGTTCACCCACTGTTCTTATTCCTTCCGGTGAATGTACAGGTAAAGGAAGCTACCCGCAAGGTACTGCCCCTACTGATCCTACTTTCCCAATTGAAGTTCCTACAAGCAGCGAGTATAGCTATGCCATAGAAGATTATTGGCCTGCATACGGAGATTACGATATGAATGACCTCGTAATAAAAAGCAGTTTTACTTCTACAAATAATAAGAATTGGATTACCAGCCTGACTATAAATACAACGCTACTAGCCGTAGGAGGAAACAAAAAACTTGGAGCAGCCTTTCAGCTTGATAAAATTTCTGCAGACAATGTTACAAGTGTATCTGTTCAATCTGATTCTCCGGGAAACCGACTAAATGGTACTGTTTTTACATTAAATTCAAATGGAATTGAAACCGGGCAGTCAAAAGCCGTTATTCCTCTATTTGATGAAGCACATCATTTTATCTTAAATAATTCAAGTGAAAGGTATAACTTGATTAACACCAGCGATAAAGGAGAATATATTACGCCAAAAAATGTAAAAATAACAATTAATTTCAAGAACAACACTGTAAATTCTAGTGATATAGCAGTTAAATACTTAAACTATTTTGTGGTAACTGATGCTAAGAGTGAAAATCGTAAAGAGGTGCACCTGGCAGGTTACTCACCAACAAACAAAGCTATTACCAGTTACTTTGGAGGTGGTCCTCAGAATATCCCGTCTAATAATGATTTATCATTAAATGGTGTATATTACAGAGGAACAGATAATTTAATTTGGGGACTAATGATACCGGGTACTTTCAACTATCCTCTGGAAACAGAAAGTATACTCAATGCATATCCCAAATTTAAATCCTGGGCCACTTCAGGAGGCACAGCAAATCAGGATTGGTATAGTAGTTCAAATGCAAATAACACCTATATTTACACTATTAAATAA
- a CDS encoding sugar transferase produces MQYLVYIGTHTQTIAHFNQLYNGEMKVAANNFEAAKWLSQCSNKMPIIILFEKEILKKDLANISYLHNKFYHTYIVLITDRLEKEESFLYLKSGICNTLSPNETEQNFEQTLNFIINRQHQFQTALQDKNLIKHFHLPFWKRVFDIIFSSIAILCLSPLLLLVAIAIRIESEGPIVYKSKRVGSNYRIFDFLKFRSMYTNADKRLKEFNNLNQYKSDVNLEDGEKTSEEEQRIETDEVILISDDYVIPEKEYIAQKSIEKENSFVKLENDPRITKVGHFIRKYSIDELPQLINILKGDMSIVGNRPLPLYEAELLTSDEYIDRFMAPAGLTGLWQVEKRGDAGKMSAEERKLLDIQYAKSYSFGIDIKIILKTATAFIQKENV; encoded by the coding sequence ATGCAATACCTCGTATACATAGGTACACACACACAAACAATCGCACATTTCAACCAATTATACAATGGTGAAATGAAAGTAGCGGCAAACAACTTTGAAGCAGCCAAATGGTTATCTCAATGTAGTAATAAAATGCCTATTATAATTCTTTTTGAGAAAGAAATCTTAAAAAAGGATTTAGCAAACATTTCCTATCTGCATAATAAGTTTTATCACACCTATATTGTCCTTATCACAGACAGATTAGAAAAAGAAGAAAGCTTTCTCTATCTAAAAAGTGGTATATGTAACACATTGTCTCCCAATGAAACAGAACAGAATTTTGAGCAAACGCTCAATTTTATTATTAATAGACAGCATCAATTCCAAACTGCTCTTCAGGATAAAAACCTAATCAAGCATTTTCATTTACCCTTTTGGAAAAGAGTGTTCGACATTATTTTCTCAAGCATCGCTATCCTTTGTCTTTCTCCGTTACTTCTACTGGTTGCTATTGCTATCAGGATAGAAAGTGAAGGTCCCATTGTATATAAATCTAAGCGTGTAGGCAGCAACTATCGTATTTTCGATTTTCTTAAGTTTCGTTCCATGTATACCAATGCCGATAAGCGACTTAAGGAATTTAATAACCTTAATCAATATAAAAGTGATGTCAACCTGGAAGATGGAGAAAAAACATCAGAAGAAGAACAGCGAATAGAAACTGATGAAGTAATTTTAATATCAGATGATTATGTTATTCCCGAAAAAGAATACATTGCTCAAAAAAGCATTGAAAAAGAAAATTCATTTGTAAAACTGGAAAACGATCCGCGTATCACCAAAGTGGGGCATTTCATTCGTAAGTACAGTATTGACGAACTCCCTCAATTGATAAATATCCTGAAAGGAGACATGTCTATTGTAGGTAACCGTCCTCTCCCACTCTACGAAGCCGAGCTACTTACCAGTGACGAATACATAGACCGCTTTATGGCCCCTGCAGGACTTACCGGACTATGGCAAGTAGAAAAACGAGGAGATGCAGGAAAGATGTCTGCCGAAGAGCGCAAGCTCTTAGATATACAATATGCCAAGAGCTACTCTTTTGGCATAGATATTAAGATTATTTTAAAAACAGCTACTGCATTTATTCAGAAAGAAAATGTATAA
- a CDS encoding response regulator, producing MKKKILLIDDKESIAKVVSIYLSTEFDLVYFENPIPAIAWLQEGNIPDLIISDIRMPEMRGDEFLHYIKSNALFSPIPVIMLSSEESTSERIRLLEEGADDYILKPFNPMELKIRIKKIIKE from the coding sequence ATGAAAAAAAAAATATTACTAATTGACGATAAAGAATCTATTGCGAAAGTTGTTTCCATCTATCTGTCAACAGAATTCGACCTTGTTTATTTTGAAAATCCTATACCAGCAATCGCATGGTTACAGGAAGGAAACATCCCCGATCTTATCATTTCAGATATCAGAATGCCCGAAATGCGTGGAGATGAATTTTTACATTACATTAAATCCAATGCATTGTTCAGCCCTATACCTGTTATTATGTTGTCAAGTGAAGAAAGTACTTCAGAAAGAATCAGATTACTGGAAGAAGGAGCCGACGATTACATTCTTAAGCCATTCAATCCTATGGAACTAAAAATCCGTATAAAAAAAATAATTAAGGAATAG
- a CDS encoding exopolysaccharide biosynthesis protein, translating into MEYLLYLSRFIYRLRWRLITIPVALTLLAIYSTKHLGRTYDTTATVYTGIISGYTIETSSGAGVNLTQQSTTLDNILTLITSQSTLKKVSLKLYAQNMIYGDPNRDNTHILASTYKELLRITPKEVLKLIDKKDEKKTIANLEAYEKPDPKNFVFGLFYWNHPDYCYSALSEKIKVKRISDSDMIDIGYSNGDPGIAYNTLKILNEEFIDQYQQLRFGETNSVIKFFEEELARLKKRLETSEDSLTTYSLSKRIINYGEQTKQVAMQKTSYEEKCEGFLLEYNTAKTLINELEKRMDSHAKSLRNNSEFISRMQNITSLTSKITDIETFNDESSLKNKDLNSYKRQLKKAESEFNNFTEKYSNQKYTKERIAPEEILQQWFEQMLNLEKADSKLRLMESRKGLIDDKYIFFSPIGNTLKRMDRDIGFTENSYMSMLNSLNAARLRQKNLQMTSATLRVINPPVYPLAAESTNRKSIIMTVFFGSILAILGFSLIVELLDRTLRDKIRAERLTSSKVIGAFPGNNIGRYRSFSKVRGQIATKFMCNTILSYLPKSEKRIINLLSTETGDGKSFIGKQLEEYWNSIGLNVKHISWNEDFSKDSREFLLAKSVTDLSNSTDNSDILIVEYPPLKECTIPETLINEAALNIVITRANKTWKFTDQLLLNQVKKIASPNSPVVICLNKAESNVVESFTGILPPYNKFSKLIYRFSQFGLTASE; encoded by the coding sequence ATGGAATATTTACTTTATCTATCCAGATTTATATATCGATTACGATGGCGGTTAATAACTATACCTGTTGCACTTACATTATTAGCAATATATTCCACCAAACATTTAGGAAGAACGTATGATACTACTGCAACTGTCTATACAGGAATAATATCTGGATACACAATTGAGACGAGTTCTGGAGCGGGCGTAAATCTCACTCAGCAAAGCACTACCTTAGATAACATCTTAACACTTATTACATCCCAAAGTACACTAAAAAAAGTTTCTCTGAAACTTTATGCTCAAAATATGATATATGGAGATCCCAATCGTGACAATACCCACATCCTGGCTTCTACATACAAAGAGCTTCTAAGAATCACTCCAAAAGAAGTACTTAAGCTTATAGATAAAAAGGACGAAAAAAAGACTATCGCGAATTTAGAGGCTTATGAAAAACCGGATCCTAAGAATTTCGTTTTTGGGTTATTCTACTGGAACCATCCGGATTATTGTTATTCAGCATTATCTGAAAAAATAAAAGTAAAAAGGATATCAGACAGTGATATGATTGACATTGGTTATTCAAATGGTGATCCTGGAATTGCCTATAACACTTTGAAAATCTTAAATGAAGAATTTATTGATCAATATCAGCAATTAAGATTCGGAGAAACAAATAGTGTGATTAAGTTCTTTGAAGAAGAATTAGCCCGATTAAAAAAAAGACTAGAAACGTCTGAAGACTCTTTGACAACCTATAGTTTAAGTAAACGAATCATTAATTACGGAGAACAGACCAAACAAGTTGCAATGCAAAAAACTTCTTATGAAGAAAAATGTGAAGGATTTCTACTGGAATACAACACAGCAAAGACACTTATAAATGAACTAGAAAAAAGGATGGACAGTCATGCAAAATCTTTACGCAATAACAGTGAGTTCATAAGCAGAATGCAGAATATTACAAGTCTAACATCAAAGATCACTGATATAGAAACTTTTAATGATGAGAGTTCTTTGAAAAATAAAGATTTAAATTCCTATAAAAGGCAACTAAAAAAAGCTGAAAGTGAGTTTAATAACTTTACAGAAAAGTATAGTAATCAAAAATATACAAAAGAAAGAATAGCACCAGAAGAGATTTTACAACAGTGGTTCGAACAAATGCTAAATTTGGAAAAAGCAGATTCAAAACTGAGATTAATGGAATCCAGAAAAGGGCTTATTGATGATAAGTACATTTTCTTTTCTCCTATTGGTAATACGTTGAAACGTATGGACCGTGATATAGGCTTTACTGAGAATAGCTACATGTCCATGCTTAATAGTTTAAATGCAGCCCGATTACGACAAAAAAATCTACAAATGACCTCTGCTACTTTACGAGTAATAAATCCACCGGTATATCCATTGGCTGCAGAATCAACTAATAGAAAATCAATCATAATGACAGTTTTCTTTGGTAGTATTCTCGCTATTTTAGGTTTTTCATTAATTGTAGAATTACTTGATAGAACGTTAAGAGATAAAATCCGTGCTGAAAGATTAACGTCAAGCAAAGTTATCGGAGCTTTTCCAGGGAATAATATTGGCCGATACAGAAGCTTTAGCAAAGTCCGCGGCCAGATTGCTACTAAATTTATGTGTAATACAATCCTAAGCTACTTACCAAAAAGCGAAAAAAGAATTATTAACCTACTTAGCACAGAAACCGGAGATGGTAAATCCTTTATTGGAAAACAACTGGAAGAGTATTGGAACTCTATTGGACTAAATGTAAAACACATATCCTGGAACGAGGATTTTTCGAAAGATTCGAGAGAGTTTTTGCTGGCAAAATCAGTGACTGATTTAAGCAATTCAACAGATAATTCAGATATCCTTATAGTAGAATACCCACCGTTAAAGGAATGCACTATTCCTGAAACATTAATTAACGAAGCTGCATTAAATATTGTAATAACAAGAGCCAATAAAACATGGAAATTTACTGATCAGCTTC